DNA from Pomacea canaliculata isolate SZHN2017 linkage group LG9, ASM307304v1, whole genome shotgun sequence:
AAGTTAGCAGACATTATTTCTTCCGGCATTTCTTTCTCCGTTGACTCAGCGATACAAAGTAAAACTACGGTAGTGTGTCCTCACAAAACTTGGGCGACTTCCGGTACAAAGATGTGTTACATAACAAACGTGTGCGTGCTTTCCTCGACAGGTACCAGTGTGAGGGAAGCAATCAGAACGGTAAAGACACTATAGAGACATGTGTTACTGTGACTAGGACAGTGATAGAGACAGGATAGAGCTATGTTACTGTGACTAGGACAGGATAGAGACAGGATAGAGCTATGTTACTGTGACTAGGACAGGATAGAGACAGGATAGAGCTATGTTACTGTGACTAGGACAGGATAGAGACAGGATAGAGCTATGTTACTGTGACTAGGACAGGATAGAGACAGGATAGAGCTATGTTACTGCGACTAGGACACATGTTATGTCTTGCAGAAATTTTATCAATAGCTTTCATTAATCTGAAAGTGGACCAACGAGAAATCATAATGGCGTGAATTATCTACTCTGTCTCTACTCTACATACGCTCTTCTACTCTACTTCTACTCTCCATTTACTCTACCTTTGCTCTACCTCTACTCTACTTCTGTTTCTCTAAACGCTACAACCACGCCCCCATTTCACTACGTTGGTGTCCGGCTTGTTGACATCCAATCGAGACTTAAATTGTGTCTCCCTTAGGGTAACTACAgtttgtctgtgtctgtgtgtccgtcTATGTGCCTGTTTGGGGGCGGGGTGCGTGcctgcacacgtgtgtgtgtggggtgggtggtaCGTGGGTGTGTGCGTTCTTGTGTGTGAGAGGCAGCATGTATATAAGTGTGTAACAGCATGACATTTGACATATGACCACGTGTATGTCGTAGTGtacatgttgacaaacaacttTTCACGTGTTGCTTGTCCagccccacccacacccacacacacccacccacccacacagtTGACCAGCAAGTTCTGTGTGCAGACTACCACCAGGGTGGCCCACCAGCTTCCTTTCGTCAAACTCTCGTGAACCCTTCACATGcctagaaaatgtttttatttatttttttttttttcattacaaagTTGTAAGGAGtcttgaataattttattttgtagcaaTGTAAGTTCAGTGGACAAGAGATGTACGCTGATTATAATACAtgcattgtatatatatatacaacttaTCTATACATGAAGACAGGCTACACACGATGACATTCAAATTTTCCACAAGTCTGTCAGTGGCCACCTTTGCCCTCCCTCCACCTCTAGCCTTTGGCCTCACATTCAAACCTCAACACGTGCTGACCTGGCACGTGACCACAGTGACCTCAGTGAAACACGTGTTCACACAGGATCCTTCATTGTTTACTGACAGAATCTAAGTGAATGCACTGTAAAGACAAAGGTCACttaacatgtatgtgtgtatctacACATCGTTCACTCTTCGTGTGTTTTTGACACACACGAGTGGCCAACAACTAACCATGGACCTTCCCTTGCTTCCGTTGTTGAGGAGCTCGTCGTCCTTCTCATTGCCCAGTCCTCTGGCAGCTTCTCTGTGTCATCGCGCGCCACTGTGTCTGTCCAGCAGCTGACCCTGACTAGTGTTTGGCGGCTGTTGCTTCATCTGATCCAGGGAACTAATCAGTCCAGCTAGCATCCCGCCCTGGCACTGTGGCAGACGAGACAAGACACCCACAGTTCACTGACTAAGGTCCTCTGATGAAACCCTGGGGATTCGGGGTCAAGATGTGGAGGTCAGGAGGAAGAGCCAAAGCTCAGCGGGTACAGCTCCGGCACTAACAGCATCCAGCAGACATCAAGTTTGACTTTTCTCAAGCAAGTGGCGGTGAAATGATAGTTTCTCGTGCAAACTTTAGTCGTAGTTGTGTTCCCCTCCCCCTGGTCTTGTTCTTGTCAACACAACTTGCTGGCTTCCTCACTCTTGATAAAAGTACAACTCCTCCCGGGAAGCCCAGGGATCCTCCCACAGGTCCCTGACCCGCTTTACATCCGATCTGCTCGGGTGACttctggctttgtttattcgctCTCACTTTCATTGGTGTGATTAAACGGAATTTTCGTCCAAATTAGCGAATAATATTAGTCTTATGTAATAGGAtttgtttcagctttttttaaGGATTTGGTCCGATTGACCGGAATCGACTGCATTCATCCATTTGCTACTGACACTACTTGGTGCAGCTGTCAGCCATGTGTGTCTActgtttacattaaacattcACAACTGTTATTACTAGCTAAGTTCTAGGACAGCTGCCCACAGGCCCACACAGCTCGTGGTGCATGACGGGTACaacaggctcaaccttctcctACGAAGCCGGGTGCGAGGTGCCGGTGGGAGGATACACCGGGTCGCTGTAGGAAGGAGGGGGCGGAGGTGGTCCCCCCTTGTTGCCGGAGGGTTGGTAAGGAGGTGGCCCTGAAAACTGTGGTCCGTACTGTGGTCCATACTGCGGGCCATACTGAGGGCCATACTGTGGGCCAGACTGAGGGCCATATGGAGCACTGGGGCCTGTCTGAGCTGACCACGCCTGGGTCATGTGACTCCCTGTCGACATCAACAGAAATTCATCATCAGCAAGTAttctaatgtgtgtgtgtgtgtgtgagagagagaaagacaaagggaGAATGTTGAACTAAATTTCTTGCATTTTCATCCATGTGCATGAAGCAGAATGCGAGGGCGTGTGTGGCTGTATGTGTACCTCTGTACAGTCCCTGAGTATCATTGTATACATTATACAGTATATACAGTATACATTGCTTGTATCCCGCCTGTACACAGAATGGCCGCCGCCGTTGAACTTCAACTGTCCATCCTGATAGAAgaacatctacaacaccagCGGAATATCTTCCACATCTCCATCGGTTTTCAAAAAGGTATCTGACAGTGTGGCCACAGGAGGCGAGGACACAAAAGTTCAACATGGAGACACCCTCGTTGCAGCCACAAAAGCTTCGTACACAACCTCGACGAGCGCCGTTCTGCTGGACAACCGAATGGCAACTGTAACAATGGTTGTCGGTCACCCAGGGCAGTCTGTTACCACCTGTACTGTCCAACACCTCTCTGGACCAAGTCAAGCAAGAAACCCTTTCACGacaaacatctttgttttcatcggTGTGAGACTCACATGCAAGTGCAGTTCGCAGACGACAGAGATCTgttagcagacagacagacagacagacagacagacagacagacagacagacagtttaactacaagacctcaccaacagactgacagacagtttaactacaagacctcaccaacagactgacagacagttcacatgtacatggaatggagaccagcactgacaagagcaaagttgGGGTCAATGGCAGTGACAAAGCACAGATCTCTGTGACCGGGGTACAGACTCCAAGATGTCAGCAGCTTCAGGTACTTGGGAGCCAACCTCTCTAAGGACGACAGCTCCACaccagatatccacatcagtaTCGCGACAACAACAGCGGCAGTGACtagactggataggatctggcatagccatcagATAAGCTTCACtacaagtacaagctgtacaaacccTGGTAGTGTCATCCTGCTctatgtgacacgtggactttACTCGCCGACACGGACAGGAGAATCCAGAGACCACGtggctgaggaggctgctccgtaTGTCATACAGACATATTGGGTTGTCGGAAAAATCATGGCgtacttttctgttttttaaggACTTTGTTGATATCAAGAACAAAGATCAGTCAAggatattttgtctgttttgttgaaCAACCTTTCTCTATCTGTCAGTGATAGTCATAATTCTTCCTTCACACAAGCACCTGTCTTTAACGGCAATAACATTGAACAAGGTGTTGGTTGAGAGCCACACCTGAGTTGAGCGGTGTCACCCGCAGGGAGGTTTGAGGAGAGAAACAAGTGGAAGTCTGATCAAGGTCAGGTGAGTGTGGTGAGTGTAGTgagtatgtacctgagctgagtAGTGGCTATATATaggtacaggtgtgtatgtacctgagctgactagtagctatatataggtacaggtgtgtatgtacctgagctgactagtagctatatatatatacaggtgtgtatgtacctgagctgactagtagctatatatagGTGTTACGTccgtagcggtaacttggctcgtttaaagatctgaaaatctgcggtgtcacactttcctgtacaaagtcacttcagtcatccgttgaacagaagatagaacacgtatacagcgctCACACTGTAAttttcagtattatttcaatgttcaacaactcaacgttataaccacataatcagcggactgccacacaggctacttatcCTCTTATTTTCaacacacagagtactactccaactcacacagagtactactgacaactcagaaaaatcgaatacgacacctaggtctaccccagcctTTTTATAGATCCTTCAAAATgctaaaatgcaaaataaaaaaaatattaaaaaattaagacgcagtacgccctggccttgacatcgccacttcctgcCAAGGCCCGTCAAAActaaaatactcaatttcgtaacataccctcccacttcaagaagaaactccgcaggactttcttctacaaacatacgaaatgaaacaaacattttaaggtatcatccatcttctcaacaaaaaccaaattaaagcaTGATCTCTCTCACATCAAAACTAACCAGTCTCTTAACAATAAAAGCTACTTAACAAAACTTCACACATGTAATTGCTAATCACAGTATCCTTCATCGGATTGTAGTTTATTCAGCTCAGTTCAGTTCTTTGAGCCAACCCGGCTCAAGAAATCAGCACCAACATTGTCCGATCCCTTTACAGAGTCAAAATGCACGTCAAAGTTCTGCAAAAACAGGGTCCACCTCATCACCCTATTGTTCTCAAATCGTGCAGTGTTCAAATAGGTGGAGGGTTGTGGTCTGTCCGTATGGTAACCTAACTCCTTCTAGGTATACCGGAATTTCTCACGCCCATACGATGGCTAAACACTCTTTCTCGATAGTAGAGTATCTTCTCTCAGCCCCATTCAGCTTTCTGCTTGCGTAGCAAACAGGGAATAACTTCCTTTCGTGTTCCTGCATCAGAACCGCCCCAACCCTGTATCTGATGCATCTGTGCTTAAACGTACATCTTAGAAGGATCTGGGAGCTGCAGCACCGGGTCACTGGTCAGGAATGTTTTGACTGTAACAAATGCCCGCTCTTGCGCTTCACCCCACTCGAGTGAAtttggctgtcctttctttaGAAGATCCGTGAGAGTGCGTCACGGCTGCGAAGTGAGGCATGTATCCCGATAAAAGATGCCAGGCCAAGGAAGAACGtaactgcttcttattttgtgGCCTTGGTGCATCTCTCACCTTCTTGACATTGTCCTCGTGCACTCCTTTCACTCCGCTCTTAAGACGATGCCTATGAAGTCTACGTCATCAGTGCCGAGTATACACTTACTAGGCCTGGCAGTCAGTTGTTCTCGACGATGCGATCAAGCAGCACGCGGATCACGCGGAGATGATCTTCCCAAGTCTGAGTGTGAACCAGTATATCGTCGGAGTAGTGCACGATACCCTCCAAGTCGTCTAATATCTTCTTTAAACCTCTCCTCAATGTTGCACCTGAATTTTTCATTCCAAACGCATTCTCAAAAATTCGTATACACCATCGGGTGTCACGAACGCTGTTTTCTGGATGTCCTCTTCGGGTATGGTCACTTGCCATAACCCTTGCTTAAATCGATTTTCGTAAAATCTGTCACCGCTCAGCTGTCGGAACAGATCAGCCGGCGTCGGCATGGGCTCTGGGTCCAAGTGGGTAAGTTTATTAAGTTTCCTGAAGTCGACGCACACCCTGttgcttccatctttctttctcactaccaCAACTGGCGACGCGTAGGGTGACTTGGACTCCCGAATAATTCCAAACGCAGCATTTCCTCGATATCCTTTTCAAAGACTCCTGGTAGCATATGGTATCGGGTAAGGCTTACATCTGACCGGCACGTCTGACGTTAATCGTATCTCGTGCTGGATGAGGTTAGTTTTTCCCCCAGGTACGTCCGTAAAGATACAGCTATGTTGTCTCACTAGTTCTTGTAGCTCTGCCCGTTGTTGGCTGGACAGATTGAGCCCGTAAACCAGGTTGTCCACCGACTCACCATGGCTGTATGTCTCCCAGTTCGAGGAGGTCCTCACCCCCGTCCTCGACACACCCATCTTCCTCGCTCGTGATGGTGGCCACTTGACATGATGCCGAGTTGCTTCAAGCTTGGCGGCCCATTAGCAATCGAAGCAATTGCTATCTCGGTAATGTTTCAAGCCGCTCTATCTGGATCTCTCTCTATGTACCGCTTGAGCAGATTGGCGTGGAACActtctcctttccttttataAACACGACATAGTCGTCCAGACCCTTGACGTCTCGCACTGCAAACGGACCTTTCCAGTGCATTAACAGTTTATTGTGGTCTGAAGGTAGTAGCACTAGGACTCTGTCGCCGGGCTTGAACGTTCTGTTCTTCGTCTTCCGATCATAGAAATGCTTGGCCTTTCCTTGAGCCTTCTCTAGTTCAGTCATTGCAAGCTGTAAGGTTTCTTCCAACCTTTCCCGCAGCTCGAATACATACTGATAGCTGTTCCGAATTTCGGGTTCGTTGACCTCCTTGGTCCATAGCTCTTCAAAATGTGCATAGGACCTCGTATGGTTCTTCCAAATAACAGTTCAAAAGTGAAAAACCCGTAGCCTCTTGGGTGACCTCCCGATAAGCGAACAGCAGTGCGTTGACGTATCGGTCCCACTGTCTAGGCTGGTCGCGGCACAGTTTTCTTAGCATGGCCTTAAGGGTACCGTTGAATCTCTCGACAAGTCATTACACATCGGGTGGTATGGGGTAGTGGTAATCTGGCGAATGCTGAGGAGCCTGGAGACCTCTTTCATGCATTCAGACCACAACTGCGGTCCCAAAATCGCTAAGTATTTCTTCTGGCACTCCAAGGCGGCTGAATATTCCAATCAAGGCTTCAGCGACGGTCTCAGTATCGATCTTCTTCAGAGGGACCGCTTCTGGGTACCTGGTTGCGTAGTCAACTAGCGTCAGGATATACCTATGTCCTGACTCGCTGGCGGGCTTAATCTCACCTATGAGGTCTACCGCTACCCGCTTAAAAGGCACATCAATCAGCGGCATCTTCTGTAAAGGTACCTTACCACCTTGCCTTTATGCACCGTTTTCTGACAGGCATCGCAAGACTGGCAAAAGCGGGTTACATCCCGGAGATGCCAGGCCAGTAAAAGGCTGCAGTGACTTTGTCCAAAAGTCTTCCTGACACCTAAATGACCACCATGATGGATGAATGTGCGACGTCCATCACTGACCGCCGTAAGGGAGCTGGGACTAGCACTTGGCGGACCGGCTGCCCATTATGGAAGTTTCGCTGGCGGAATATGCGGTACAACACCCCTCCTTTCTCCTCAAACCTGATCTTTTCGTCATCTTCTGTGTACTTGGCGACCTGCTTGCGACATTGTTCCAGTGTCGGGTCATCTCGCTGCATCCGAATGAGTTCTTCTTTATCAATGTCAGGCATTCTCACGTTCGGTATGACAGCTAAAGCttggtttttactttttcttgggCCGCCTGTGCTCTAGTCATTACAGCACATGTGTGTTCCCACTCTGGGTCGGGGTCATCAGCGGCTCTAGCGCCTTCAATGTTGCCGATGATCAGATCATATGGCGGGTTATCGAGGCATACTGCATTCACCTGGCCACTGAAATACGGCGATGATATTTCACATCAGCAGTCGGCACATCCTGACTATGCCCGTGGCAGCATCTAAGCCTCGAGCTGTTACCCGTGAACTGGCCTTCTAACACAAGGTCTTTCCGGATGACTACTCCAGAACACCCAGTGTCCCTCAGCACGGTGACGTTGTTACCTCCCACCTGTCCGCGTGACACCGGCATATTACCAATGTCGCCGGTCGTTCTCGTGGTAAACGCGCAGTCTACCACTGGAGTGTGCCGCTCGTTCTGGGTCGTGCTGTCAGTAGCGATCGTGTGTTGTCGTCGGCCTTCATAGCTTGGCCCTTGGCTTTCTCCCTCACAAATGGCTACGTTTGCTGACATCACAGGACGACGATTCGACGGTTGCGGAGTCCGTCGTGTGTTTCCCTCCAATGTTTGGCGGCTGGTTGAATGTCTCATCGAGTTGCTCGGGCACGCCATGGCTTTGTGACCCTTTCCACCGCAGGAATAACACCGCAGCTCGTTGCCTTGATGCCGATCGTAACCTTGGCTGCGCTGGGCAGATGTGGTGTTCTGGGCCGTGTCGGCTGCAGACAGGGACCCTCTTAACCTGGCTGTGAACTCTCTGCCTTGCGACTGCAGTATCTTGTCGCAGCATTCGACAATGCTTTCAGGctttggtcttcttgctgctgtaagaAGACTGCCAAGTCTTTGGGGCAGGCTTCGATGAACTGCTCTTTGAGTACTATATACAACAGACCGTCGAAGTCCGTCTTTTGCCCCGCTGCCTCAATCCATCTATAAAGGTATGCTCTTAACCTTTCTGTAAACTGCTCgggctctcccctttctctggtTTACTGCACGGAAACGTCGCCTAAAGCCGTTCTCCGTGAAGTCATATCACTCAACAACGCTTGCTTCAACTGATAATAGTCTTGAACCGCTTGTGTGGCATGCGTGAATAAATGTCCAGTGCATGCCCCGACAGTAACGCACTGAGCGACACCGCCCCTCACCTCGTGGCCAACTAGACAGCTCAGCATGGCGCTCGAACCTTTGTAAATAACTGTCCATACTGTCTTTACCGTCTACAAATTTCGGCAGCTTTGGCctctcacacttcacagacacTCCGACATGGTGACTGCTGGCTCAGACGCGCCATCTCTAATTCATGCAcgcgttgtctttctctctcttcatgttcTAGTTGTAATTTCCGCAGTTCTCGCTCtgcagctctttcttctctctccctctctctttgttctctctccatctgttttacaaacacttttaactCTTCTCTCTCCAGGCCTAATTCTTTGCCTAACTTCACTAGCTCCTTCGTAACTTCCATGGCTGTACACTCAACTCAAAAGATTTCACTCACAGTTCTCTTGTCCTTTCTACAGCAGCTTCTTTGTACGGAAACGATGACGGTGCAGATCCCCGGACAGGCCCCCAGATGTTACGTccgtagcggtaacttggctcgtttaaagatctgaaaatctgcggtgtcacactttcctgtacaaagtcacttcagtcatccgttgaacagaagatagaacacgtatacagcggctcacactgtaatatttctcagtattatttcaatgttcaacaactcaacgttataaccacataatcagcggactgccacacaggctacttatcctcttattttcaactcacacagagtactacttccaactcacacagagtactactgacaactcagaaaaatcgaataccgaccacctaggtctaccccagccctttttatagatcccttcaaaaatgctaaaaatgcaaaataaaaaaaaaatattaaaaaattaagacgcagtacgccctggccttgacatcgccacttcctgcCAAGGCaccgtcaaactaaaaatactcaatttcgtaacaataggtacaggtgtgtatgtacctgagctgactagtagctatatataggtacaggtgtgtatgtacctgagctgactagtagctatatataggtacaagtgtgtatgtacctgagctgactagtagctatatataggtacaggtgtgtatgtacctgagctgactactagctatatataaatacaggtgtgtatgtacctgagctgactagtagctatatatcagtacaggtgtgtatatatctaaGCTAATAGCTATATATCAgtacaggtgtgtatatatctaaGCTAATAGCTATATATcagtacaggtgtgtatgtatctAAGCTAATAGCTATATATCAgtacaggtgtgtatatatctaaGCTACTAGCTATATATCAGTACAGGTGTATTTACCTGAGCTGACGACCGTCAAGTTGCCGGAGGTACCAGTTGTCGGTTGTATCACTCTGCCCGGTCGTGACTGGCTCTTGATGCAGCAGCAGATGATGGCGACGATGCCTGAGATGAAGAGAATGCCGCCGATAACGCTTCCAACGATGATGCCGACCAGAGTGCTGTAACTGAGGTCACACACCAGGTCACAGGTACAGTCGTTGTTACACCTGGATCAGACACTAAACATTGTTTGTACTCTCTGTACTCTGCAGTGCAGGTAGTCAACCACAGAGGACGTGtcaggtgtacaggtgtacaggtgtacaggtgtgacaTGCTGAAGGTGTGTCTTTAGAGTGGTTAGACATGTCAAgctgcatgtttgttttttctgtgatgCACCACGTGCTTTGTCCTTATCTCGTGACTGGCACGTGACTGTGTCTTGTGTCATGTTTGTGACTGAGCACACGGTCTGGGTAAGATGTAGTTAGTAATACAGTAGTGAAGTGGAATTTGTGATTTGTCATGGCAGCCAGAGGTCACAGTCCAGTCAACTGTAACAAGTTGAGTGTATCAACCGACTGACCTCACACCAGACTAGGATATGGTTTGTTGAATATCTTTATGACACGCTATTTGTTTAATAATTCAAGATTTTGTCATGTATTCTATCCCATGTGAA
Protein-coding regions in this window:
- the LOC112571618 gene encoding protein shisa-5-like isoform X4 encodes the protein MAAWLCRALVLSVMTGVAAGGTYCDSYSSYYYSYSTLYCEYGCCSGDCCSYGMYYSTLVGIIVGSVIGGILFISGIVAIICCCIKSQSRPGRVIQPTTGTSGNLTVVSSGSHMTQAWSAQTGPSAPYGPQSGPQYGPQYGPQYGPQYGPQFSGPPPYQPSGNKGGPPPPPPSYSDPVYPPTGTSHPAS